The Orcinus orca chromosome 4, mOrcOrc1.1, whole genome shotgun sequence genome includes a region encoding these proteins:
- the C4H4orf48 gene encoding neuropeptide-like protein C4orf48 homolog, giving the protein MRGARRTPQVFPSRRRCCRGAPNCGRPGSLRSAMAPSPPCRPPRSPPPPPLLLLVLLSVALLGAQARAEPAAGSAVPAQSRPCVDCHAFEFMQRALQDLRKTACSLDARTETLLLQAERRALCACWPAGR; this is encoded by the exons ATGCGCGGTGCGCGCCGGACGCCGCAAGTCTTCCCGAGTCGCCGGCGCTGCTGTCGCGGCGCCCCCAACTGCG GGCGCCCGGGCTCCCTCCGCTCGGCCATGGCCCCCTCGCCGCCGTGCAGGCCCCCTcggtcgccgccgccgccgccgctgctgctgctggtgctgCTGAGCGTCGCGCTGCTGGGCGCCCAGGCCCGCGCGGAACCCGCCGCCGGGAGCGCCGTCCCCGCGCAGA GCCGCCCGTGCGTGGACTGCCACGCTTTCGAGTTCATGCAGCGCGCCCTGCAGGACCTGCGGAAGACGGCCTGCAGCCTGGACGCACGG ACAGAGACCCTCCTGCTGCAGGCCGAGCGCCGGGCCCTGTGCGCCTGCTGGCCGGCCGGCCGCTGA